A region from the Nitrospirota bacterium genome encodes:
- a CDS encoding nuclease-related domain-containing protein, translating into INEKNQVFLIETKSHHGEVTREKDKLLVNHKMPEKDFISQAVKNTFWLKKAIEEKASSRVFITSMVVFTNASVRITGPLKKILVINKNDLLKTIADTPHRSARSLTYSRLFEVIADLQGKKGGALPHLSFGSKGTDAPTGTQVQQKTT; encoded by the coding sequence TCATAAACGAGAAGAATCAGGTCTTCCTTATAGAGACCAAATCGCATCACGGAGAGGTCACCCGCGAGAAAGACAAGCTCCTGGTCAATCACAAAATGCCCGAGAAAGACTTTATCTCCCAGGCCGTGAAGAACACTTTCTGGCTGAAGAAGGCCATCGAGGAGAAGGCCTCCTCCAGGGTGTTCATCACGAGCATGGTCGTCTTCACGAACGCCTCGGTCCGGATAACCGGACCCCTCAAGAAGATATTGGTGATAAATAAGAACGACCTTCTCAAAACCATTGCCGACACGCCCCACCGCTCTGCACGGTCCCTGACATACTCTCGCCTGTTCGAGGTCATCGCGGACCTGCAGGGCAAAAAAGGCGGCGCCCTCCCGCATCTCTCCTTTGGCAGCAAAGGGACCGATGCTCCAACCGGGACACAGGTCCAACAGAAAACAACCTGA